A window from Hemicordylus capensis ecotype Gifberg chromosome 2, rHemCap1.1.pri, whole genome shotgun sequence encodes these proteins:
- the LOC128346049 gene encoding zinc finger protein RFP-like: MAAAGGLLRDICEEATCSICLDYFTDPVIITECGHNFCQACLTQCWGKSDTEACCPQCREIVQERNFRPNRPLANVAEIAKKLRMIPSLQGEKGPEGKGRICEKHQEPLKLFCKDHGRLICVVCDRSKEHENHKEETQAEKQRTMAAFRKFHQFLEEQEKLLLTQMEKAEEEISRRRDEHLSRLSEELSSLEKMIQEVEEKCLQPAGELLQDIGSTMQRCQTKEPFKNPVLFSPALKWKIWDFVDSNPFLEGVFKKFKDTLESGLPLQKAK, translated from the exons atggcagcagctggAGGTCTTCTCAGAGATATCTGTGAGGAAGCAACTTGTTCCATCTGCTTGGACTATTTCACCGATCCAGTTATTATCACAGAGTGTGGGCACAATTTCTGCCAAGCTTGCCTGACCCAGTGCTGGGGGAAGTCAGATACGGAGGCTTGCTGCCCTCAGTGCAGAGAAATCGTTCAGGAACGAAACTTCAGGCCAAATCGGCCGCTGGCAAATGTGGCAGAAATTGCCAAGAAACTTCGGATGATTCCCAGTCTTCAGGGTGAAAAGGGGCCAGAAGGAAAGGGGAGAATCTGTGAGAAACACCAGGAGCCCTTGAAGCTCTTCTGCAAAGACCATGGCAGGCTCATCTGTGTGGTGTGTGATCGATCCAAGGAACATGAAAATCACAAG GAAGAAACACAGGCAGAGAAGCAGAGGACAATGGCTGCGTTCAGAAAATTTCACCAGTTTCTGGAAGAACAAGAGAAGCTTCTGCTGACCCAGATGGAAAAGGCAGAGGAGGAGATTTCAAGAAGACGGGATGAGCACCTGAGCAGGCTCTCTGaggagctctcctctcttgaaaaGATGATccaggaggtggaggagaagtGTCTGCAGCCAGCAGGTGAACTCCTCCAG GATATTGGAAGCACCATGCAGAG gTGTCAGACAAAAGAGCCATTTAAGAACCCCGTGCTTTTTTCTCCTGCTCTCAAGTGGAAGATCTGGGATTTTGTTGATAGCAATCCTTTTCTGGAGGGTGTCTTCAAGAAATTCAAAG ACACTCTAGAATCAGGACTTCCGCTGCAGAAAG caaaataa